A window of Paenibacillus phoenicis genomic DNA:
GGGCTGGGGAGCTTTAAGCTGGAGCATGCGTTTATTGAGCGGCTGAGGGCTGCAGGGGTGGAGGTCTACTTCTTTCTGCCAGCGCGGGTCGCCGTGCGGAACCGCCGGGTCAATTACCGCAATCATCGCAAAATCCTCGTGGTGGACGGAAAGTTCGGGTTCGTGGGCGGACTTAATGTGGGTGACGACTATTTAGGCCTTTATGAAAAAATGGGGTACTGGCGCGATACGCATCTGCAGCTGGAAGGAGATTCGGTTTATTATTTGCAGCTCACCTTCCTGGAGGATTGGCTGCTGGCTTCGGGTCAGGATCTCGGGGACCCTGCTCTGTTTCCGCCCCATGAAGGGCCCGGGCAGGAGCAAGTGCAGATCCTGACCAGCGGCCCGAATTTGCCGCGTAACCCGATTCATGAAATGTGCTTTAATTCGATTGCGGTGGCGAAGCGCCGGATCTGGATCGCTTCGCCCTATTTCATTCCCGACCCCAGCGTATATTCCGCACTGAAAACGGCGGCATTAAGCGGAGTCGAAGTGAACATCATCATGCCTTACCATCCGGACAGCCGCTTGGTGAAGCTGGCTTCCTTGTCTTACGTGGAGGAGCTGCTGGGGGCCGGGGTAAAGTTCTTTCAATATACGAAGGGCTTTATTCATGCCAAAGTGATGATCATCGACGACCTGCTCGCTTCGGTGGGGACGGCGAACATGGATATGCGCAGCTTTTTTTATAACTTTGAAATGACGGCGTTGTTGTTTGATCCGGGGACGATCACCCGGCTGGAGAGCGACTTCAAGCAGGATCTGGCCGATTCGATCCCGATTCGGTTTGAGGAATTCGCTCGGCGGCCGAAAGGGCAGAAGCTGCTTGAGCTGCTAGCGCGGCTGTTGTCGCCGTTGCTGTAGCGGAGGTTGCCAGCCGTTGTCGTTGTGCAGCGAAGGCTTCCCTTGTTTAAGACCGGCCGGGGGATTTTAAATGCTGCAAGATCAGCTTGAGGGACTGGGGAGGGATGGTCTCGAGCAAATCTCCCCGTTCCTTCAGTCGTTGACCGATATTCAGCAGGTTAAAATCCGCAGGCTTGGGGTTCCGCCGTACCTCATCCCAGGTCAGCGGGGTCGACACGCTGGCGGCTGCCCGGGCGCGCGGGGTATAGGGGGCGGCCAGCGTCTTGCCGCCGTAATGCTGCAAGTAGTCGAAGTAGATTTTGTCGCCGCGGTCTTTTTTTAGCCGTTCGATGGTAAATAGGTTGGGGTGTTTTTCGGTGACGTAACGGGCGACGAAATGTCCAACCATCCGCAGCTCGTCGAAGGTGATGCCGTATTCGATTGGCACGATGATCTGCACGCCGGTAGCGCCGGACGTCTTCGGCACGGATTGCAAGCCGAGCGAGGCCAAAATCTCCCCGACCAAAGCGGCCGCCTCCATAATTCGCGGCTCGTCCTCCAGCGTGGGGTCCAGGTCAATCATCCATTCGCACGGCAACTCCTCTCCGGCATAATGCAGAGACGGATGGAATTCGATGCAAGCCAGGTTGCCGAGCCACAGCAGCACCGGCAGCCGGTCAAGCACGACATAATTGATGTTCTCGTGAACGGCGGTGCGGACGAAGGGCGGCAGCGGTTCGGGGGCATTTTTCTGGTAAAAAAACTTGCCGTGAATCCCGCCGGGATAACGAATCGTGGTCAGCAGCCGGTTGCGGCAATATTTCAGCAGGTAAGGCGACAGCTCGGCCAGCTTCTCCAAATACATCCGCTTGGTGATGCCGGCTTCGGGCCATAACAGCTTATCCGGGTTGGAGACGGAAATCTCTTCACCTTCGACGGTGATCGTTCCTTTAATTGTTCGGGGCATGACGGTTCCTCCTTGCTGAAATCGGATGAAAATCGGAAGAAAGATGTTCGCCCTGCTTAGGGTTGTTGGTTCTAGGCTTGCCTGGGGACGGGGAAACTATGAGCGAACTAACGCCCGGAATGGTTCAAGAGAGGCAGGGGCAAACTGGGGAACAAGCGGAGGTTCGGGGTTGGAGAAGGTAAAGACAAGGATTGTGCACATTGGAGCTGGGGAGGTGGAGAGCGCCGCATGGAATGGAAACCGATCACACCGTTTGAACCGATTCGCAACGATACGATTCCGCAAGGCGAAGAATGGGTGGCCCAGGTCAAGTGGGACGGGGTGCGGATGTTAACTTATCATGACGGCCGCGAGGTCAAGCTGATTAACCGCAAGGGCAACGATCGTAGTTTGCAGTACCCGGAGTTTCTCGATACGCATGAGTTTTGCCGGGCGCATTCGGTGATTCTTGACGGCGAGATGATTGCCCTCTCGGGCGGCAAGCCGTCGTTTCACGAGATTATGCGGCGGGACAGCTTGCGGCGGGAGCAGGAAATTCGCTTTGCAGCCCAGCGGATTCCTGCGATCTATATGATCTTTGACATCTTGCACTATGATGGCAAGTGGGTGAACGGAGAGCCGTTAGCGAATCGCCAGCAGCTGTTGCAGGAGCTGGTGATCCCCTCCGAGCGGGTGCAGATTGTCCCCAATGTGGCGGACGGAGAACTGTTATTCGACTTGATGAAGCAACGGGGCTGGGAAGGGATTGTCTCGAAGCGGCTCGACAGCACCTATGCGTTTGGAGGCAAGGATGCCCGCTGGGTTAAGAAGAAGCTGGCCCGCGACCTGTATGCCGCCATCGGCGGGGTGACATATCGCGATGGTGGGGTGAACGCCATTTTACTGGGCTTGTACGACCCGGAGGGTCGGTTTATCTACATCGGCCATGCCGGCAGTGGCAAATGGAAGGTGGCGGATTGGCGCGACCTGACCGAAAACGTGAAGCCATTGATCATCCCCAAGCGTCCGTTTGCCAACGTCCCTGAACGCATCAAAGGGGCCGTCTGGATTCAGCCGGCCCTGACTGTAAAGGTGCAGTTCATGGAGTGGACGCCCGGCGGCACGATGCGCCACCCGATCATCCAAGGGTGGGCGAATGTCCCGCCCGAGGCTTGTAATATGGAGCAAAGCATGTAGCGTCTGGCCGGTGAACCAACAGGTGGTGACGGTACGGCCTTCGGTCTATTTCGCCTCCGGCTTGGTGGTGGTGCGGCGTTTGGGCTTCGGCTTCACCGCCACGGTTGGCGTTACGGTTTCGTTGTCTGTGCCGGCCTTTTTGGCCTTTCCTGCGGCAGGCTTGGTTTCCGGCTCGGTCTTTGCTTTTTTGGCGGCCGGCTTGCGTGTGCGCTTTGCCGGAGCAGCGGCGGCGGGACCCGGATCGGTCGCGACCGGCCTCACCGCCTCGATGCTTGCCTGCAGCGCCGCCATCAGGTCGATGACGTTGGTCTCCGGTTTGGCCGGTGCCAGACTGATTTCCTCGCCGGCCACTTTTTGCTCGATCAGATGCAGTAACCCCTCGCGGTAGTCGTCGGTGTATTTCTCCGGCTCAAACGGGGTGGACAGCTGCTCGATCAGCATTTTTGCCATCGTCAACTCTTTGTCGTTCACTTGAATGTTCTCCGGTAAGTTAGGCACTTGGGAGATCGGACGGATTTCGTCCGGATAAAAGATCGTTTCGATGGCCAAGCATCCCTCCATTACGCGGATGGCGGCCAAGCTGCTTTTGGAGCGGATGGCGATTTTGGCGATTCCGATTTTTCCTGTTTCACGCATCGCTTCAAGCAGCAGCTGATAGGCGTTCCCTCCGGCTTGGTCCGGCGCCAGATAATACGTCTTCTGAAAATAAATCGGATCAATCTCCTTCAAATCCACGAAATCGATGATGTTGATCGTTTTTTCAGCGTGGGCGGACAGCTGCTCCAGTTCCTCTTTTTCAAAAAGGACGTACTTGCCCTTCTCGTATTCGTAACCGCGCGAAATGTCTTCCCAATTCACGTCAACGTCGCACGCCGGACAACGCCGTACATACGAAATCGGGCTGCCGCACACTTTATGAATGTATTTCATGGAGATGTCCTTGTCTTCGGTGGCCGAAAACATTTTGACCGGCACATGGACCAGCCCGAAGCTGATCGCTCCTTTCCAGACGGTATGCATGGTGTAAACCCCTTTCTATGCGCTTCCTTCAAATCCTCGCTTACGAAATTGCTGTTATTCCGTAGTATGGTTTGAAATCTATTTTCTATTTACGCAGGGTTAGTGAATCTTTCGTTCAGGTGCTCTGCGGTTGCGGGGGGTGCGGCGGACCGATATAATGAGGACAGGCCTAGCAAGGATTTGAGACATGAACTGTAACGGACACCAATGACGCTATTTGCCTGCAGGACGGAATTCTGGAATTTAACGGACAAGAAAGACCTTATTTACCGGGTTTGGGCTGCTTATTCTTCCAAAACGTTGGAATAACGTCTCCTGAGTCCGTTAGCACGGGAAATGTCCGGGAAATCAGTGCTTAAGGTCATCTCGGTCCGTTAGCGGAGCTGGGGTGAGCTTGGGGCAGCTCTTGGGTCAGCTTAGGCAGCTTAGGTGCTCGAAGGAATGGCGATTTCGTTGGAACGTGATAAAGGTGGTAAGCTAAAGTGAGCATGGATCAAAACAATGGCAGCACCTCAGCGCGGTGGGTATACGAAGCCGAGGATCTGAAGGGGACGGAGCGGCTGGCGGAGGCGTTGGCGAAGCTGGCACAGCCGGGAACGGTGATCGCCCTGGACGGGGATCTTGGCGCGGGCAAAACGGCGTTTTCCCAGCTGTTCGCGAAGCACCTCGGCGTGAAGGACACCGTGAACAGTCCGACCTTTACTTTAATTAAGGAGTATGAGGGCAGGCTGCCTTTTTATCATATGGACGTCTATCGGCTGTCGCTGGATGAGGCGGATGAGCTGGGGCTGGACGAGTATTTCTACGGCAATGGCGTGACGCTGGTGGAGTGGGCCAGCTTGATTGAGGAACTGCTCCCGGAGGACGTGCTGCGGATGTACATCGAGACGGTGTCGGCCACGGGGCGGCGTATGCATATCAACGTGCAGGGGGCAACCTATGAGCAATGGGGGCCAGCCCTGAAAGAGATTGGAGTATCCGAGCCATGAACGAACATGAAAATATACGGCCATCGCAGCGGCTGTTAGCGTTGGACACCGCCACTTCTTCGCTGGCGGTGGCGGTGATGGAGGGCGGCCGCGTGCTGGCCGAGCGAACGATCCATGCCGAACGGAACCATTCGGCATATTTGGTCACGGCGATCGGAGATTGCCTGAAGGCGGCGGGGCTCGCCAAGCAGGATCTGGACGGGATCGCCGTCGGGGTGGGGCCAGGCTCCTACACCGGGATCCGGATTGCCGTCACGACCGCCAAAACCTTGGCGTGGTCGTTACGGCTGCCGGTCTACGGCGTCTCGAGCCTGGCCGCCTTGGCGCTGGGCGGTTGGGCCAGCGCCAGCGGGCAAGACGCCGCGCTGGGCGAGCTCGCCGCGCGGCGGGGCGCGCCGGCCGGCCCAGCACGGCCGGCGCTGGCTGCCGGCGGCGATGCCGGGGGCGAATCCGCCCCCACCGCCGCCGGCAGCCACTGGATCGCGCCGCTGATCGACGCGCGGCGCGGCCAGGCCTATTCGGCGCTGTTCGCTGCACCAGCGCCGGGCGGTCTGCCGGAGCGTCTCGAACCCGACGCGATCCGGCTCATGGACGGGTGGGCCGACGAGCTGAAGCGGCAGCTGGAGCAGCTGCCCGCAGAGGAACGGCCGGCCCGCCTCTGGTTCGTGGGCGAGACCGAGAAGCATGAGGCGGCGATCGCGCCGCTGATCGCCGCCTTCGGCGAGCTCGTCCAGCTCGTGCCCTACGAGCTGGAGGGCGCATGGGTCGGCATCGCCGGCGTGGCGCGCACCGTGCTGCCGGCGGACGACGTACATGCGCTGGAGCCGAACTATACGCAGCTGGCCGAAGCCGAAGCCAAACGGCTGCGGCTGCGGAACGCTTAAGGCGAGGGGGCGGCGAAGCTGGAACAAGATATCGTATTTCGCAACATGACGCTGGCGGATCTGCCGGCCGTCATGGTGATCGAGCATGAATCGTTTACGCTCCCGTGGAGTGAGGAAGCGTTCCGCAACGAGTTAACACATAACCATTTTGCACGGTATCAAATCATGGAATATCGCGGCGAACCGATTGGGTATGCCGGGATGTGGACGATCCTCGATGAGGCCCATGTCACGAACATTGCTGTTCGTACCGCTTATCGCGGCCGCCATCTCGGGGAGAAGCTGCTGCGTCGGATGATGGACTGGGCCATTGAGCTGGGGATGGTCCGGATGACGCTGGAGGTGCGGGTGTCCAATATCGTTGCCCGCACGCTTTATGAGAAAATGGGCTTTACCCCGGCAGGCGTGCGAAAAGGGTATTATTCCGATAATCATGAAGATGCAATCATAATGTGGTGCGAGCTGCCAAGGTCGCAGTCGGAAACCGGGGAAGGAAGCGAAGGTTCGTGGTAAAGCAAGAGCAAGATGTGTATATTTTGGCGGTGGAAACGAGTTGTGACGAAACCTCGGCCGCCGTGGTGAAGAACGGGACGGAGGTTCTGTCCAACCTCATCGCCAGCCAGATCGAAACGCACCGGGCGTTTGGCGGCGTGGTGCCGGAGGTCGCTTCGCGCAAGCATGTCGAGAGCATTACGCGGATGCTGGAGGAAGCGGTGCAGGAGGCGGGAATTGCGCCGGAATCGCTGTCAGCGATCGCCGTGACGGAAGGGCCCGGCTTGGTTGGCGCGTTGCTCGTCGGCATTATGGCGGCCAAGAGCCTTGCTTTCGCATTGGACAAGCCGCTGATTGGCGTTCATCATATCGCCGGTCACATCTACGCCAATCGCTTGGAGGCGGAGATGTTGTATCCGTCCATGGCGCTGGTTGTCTCGGGTGGTCATACGGAGCTGGTGCTGATGGAGCGGGAAGGAAGCTTCCGCCTGCTCGGACGGACGCGCGATGATGCCGTTGGCGAGGCTTATGACAAGGTGGCCCGGGCGTTGGGCTTCCCCTATCCCGGAGGCCCCTTCGTGGACAAGCTCGCTGCAGAGGCGGAGGAAGCAGAGGAGCTGCCTCGGGCTTGGCTGGAGCCGGACTCTTACGACTTCAGCTTAAGCGGACTCAAATCGGCTGTACTAAACGCGGTGAACCAGCACAAGATGCGCGGCGAGGACGGCTACCAAGCGGCGATTGCCCGCGGATTCCAAGAGTCGGTGATCGAAGTGCTGGTGGAAAAAGCTGTCCGCGCCGTCAAGGCAACCGGCTCCCGCCAGCTGTTGCTTTGCGGGGGCGTCGCTGCCAATCGCGGGCTGCGCGCGGCGTTGACCGAGCGCTGTGAGCGCGAAGGCATCGCCTTGTTGATTCCTTCGCTGAAGTATTGCACCGACAACGCCGCGATGATTGGCGCAGCCGCCTACTTGAAATGGCGCAGCGGTGAATTTTCCGACCTGGAGCTGAAAGCCGAGCCTTCCCTTTCGCTGGAGGGCTGGTCTGTCGGCCAGGGTTAAGGTTCAAATCGGGCCCATCGCCCAAAACAAAAGGCCGGACAAACTGTCCGGCCTTTTTTCTTATTCGATTCCTGGTATCACCAGGTTTTATAAACGTCGTCGTTTTCCTGCTTGGCGTTATTTTTGGCAGGAGGGGTTATGTCGGAAGCAGCAACTGCAGCCGCAGTTTCTTTCAATGCCTCGTTGTCGACCTTGTCCGCTCCGCCCATTTTACTGGTCCCTTCAAACACGCTGCCTTCTTCAATGGAAAGGGAAGAGGCGACCATGTTCCCGAACAGCTTGCCTTTGGATGTGATCGATAGCTTGTTTTTCGCATGAACGTTGCCGTTGACGGTGCCGGCGATGATGATATTGCGGGCCAAAATATTAGAATGGACCACGCCCTTCTCCCCAACCGTCACATCGCCTTCGCATTCGATGTCGCCGGTGATTTGCCCTTCGATGCGCACGCCGGCGTCCGAGCGGATTTTTCCTTCAAAAATGCTGCCTTCCCCGATCAAAGTATCTGTCGTGTTCGGGTCCAGCTTCACGGATTTTGCATTATTCCTTAATTTCATGGATCACTCTTCCTCTCCGGGTTTTCTAAGGTAATTGGCCGGATCGACCGTACTGCCGTTCTTGACGACCTCAAAGTGCAGATGGGGTCCGGTGCTGCGGCCGGTGGAGCCTAGCTCCGCAATGATCTCGCCTTGTTTGACGGTGGCGCCAACCTTGGTCAAAATTTTGCTCAAATGCATATAGTTCGTTTTCAATCCCGAGGGATGGGAAATCGTGACATAGTTGCCGCGAGCGCTGGTGCGTCCGGTTTCGATGACCTTGCCGTTGGCTGCAGCATAAATGGGGTCGCCGATGCTCCCCCCGATATCCATTCCGGCATGCTTCGTTAACCGCCCGGTAAATGGATCTTCCCGTTCACCGTAATCGGAAGTGACCCGGGTGGAATCTGTAGGCCAATAGGTTGGCAAGATCGCCATCAGCGCCTTGTATTCCTCGACGGCCACTTTGGTCTGCTCCAGCCGCTGCTGTAAACCGGGCATCTCCTTCAGCGAGGTAGTAATGCTCTCCTTCGTCTCCTGAACCAAATTCGCGATGTCCTGATCGGTCAGCGGAATCGATTCTCCGCCAACTCCGCCTTCGTCAGCGAGGGAGGCCTTCGCCGGAGTGCTGGTAGCGGCTGCTGTTTTGTCCTTCGCTTTGCCGGCCCCACCGTTCGTTAGCGATTGAAGCTCGGCTTCCAATTGCTCCAGTTCGCTCATTTTCGATTCGATCGTTTTCGATTTTTCCGACAGTTCCATCAGCTCATTTAACAGCCGGTCAATCTCCTGCTCCTTGTTGACGACGGTGTTCCTGAACTGGTTCGACGAATCCGACAGCTGGGCTTCAAGCGTCCCAATCCGGTTCGTGTGGGTGCGGTTCATCGCATATAGGACCAATACCGAAGTGAGCAGCGCAGCTGCAGCGACCAGAATGGCCAATAAGTAGAAAAAGCGAAATTTTAAACGGAACACGGGGCTGGTACCTTCCGGTACAATGAGCAGTGTGTAGCGCCGGTTCACGTTTTTTTTGAATCGAAACTTCATTTCTTCCTCCTGATCATCTTGAGTTGAGCCTGTCATTATGTAGGACCAAGATCATATCTTTCTAATGCCAATACAACTATTTCGGCAAATTGTGGCAAATCCCTTTTTCATTTAAAAAAATTTTGTAACTATTTTCACGGGTAAAGCAGGAATTTGTCGAAGGGAAGCGAAATGAGAAATGATTGGAAATGTCTTATTTCCTAGATGTGAGGAGGTAATTATGATCAGAATTGCCGGAATCGACGTTGGCAATGACAGCGTTAAGGTAGTAGTTGACGGTTCGCAACGACCGATCATTATTCCGAGTATCGTTTCTCCCGGATATGATAGACATGTGCTGCAAGAAGAGGACTCTCCGCTGAAGGCGCTGGATGTTCGAGTCTATAGCCCTAAATTAAA
This region includes:
- the tsaD gene encoding tRNA (adenosine(37)-N6)-threonylcarbamoyltransferase complex transferase subunit TsaD, encoding MVKQEQDVYILAVETSCDETSAAVVKNGTEVLSNLIASQIETHRAFGGVVPEVASRKHVESITRMLEEAVQEAGIAPESLSAIAVTEGPGLVGALLVGIMAAKSLAFALDKPLIGVHHIAGHIYANRLEAEMLYPSMALVVSGGHTELVLMEREGSFRLLGRTRDDAVGEAYDKVARALGFPYPGGPFVDKLAAEAEEAEELPRAWLEPDSYDFSLSGLKSAVLNAVNQHKMRGEDGYQAAIARGFQESVIEVLVEKAVRAVKATGSRQLLLCGGVAANRGLRAALTERCEREGIALLIPSLKYCTDNAAMIGAAAYLKWRSGEFSDLELKAEPSLSLEGWSVGQG
- the ligD gene encoding non-homologous end-joining DNA ligase; the encoded protein is MPRTIKGTITVEGEEISVSNPDKLLWPEAGITKRMYLEKLAELSPYLLKYCRNRLLTTIRYPGGIHGKFFYQKNAPEPLPPFVRTAVHENINYVVLDRLPVLLWLGNLACIEFHPSLHYAGEELPCEWMIDLDPTLEDEPRIMEAAALVGEILASLGLQSVPKTSGATGVQIIVPIEYGITFDELRMVGHFVARYVTEKHPNLFTIERLKKDRGDKIYFDYLQHYGGKTLAAPYTPRARAAASVSTPLTWDEVRRNPKPADFNLLNIGQRLKERGDLLETIPPQSLKLILQHLKSPGRS
- the tsaB gene encoding tRNA (adenosine(37)-N6)-threonylcarbamoyltransferase complex dimerization subunit type 1 TsaB, with the translated sequence MNEHENIRPSQRLLALDTATSSLAVAVMEGGRVLAERTIHAERNHSAYLVTAIGDCLKAAGLAKQDLDGIAVGVGPGSYTGIRIAVTTAKTLAWSLRLPVYGVSSLAALALGGWASASGQDAALGELAARRGAPAGPARPALAAGGDAGGESAPTAAGSHWIAPLIDARRGQAYSALFAAPAPGGLPERLEPDAIRLMDGWADELKRQLEQLPAEERPARLWFVGETEKHEAAIAPLIAAFGELVQLVPYELEGAWVGIAGVARTVLPADDVHALEPNYTQLAEAEAKRLRLRNA
- a CDS encoding ATP-dependent DNA ligase, with protein sequence MEWKPITPFEPIRNDTIPQGEEWVAQVKWDGVRMLTYHDGREVKLINRKGNDRSLQYPEFLDTHEFCRAHSVILDGEMIALSGGKPSFHEIMRRDSLRREQEIRFAAQRIPAIYMIFDILHYDGKWVNGEPLANRQQLLQELVIPSERVQIVPNVADGELLFDLMKQRGWEGIVSKRLDSTYAFGGKDARWVKKKLARDLYAAIGGVTYRDGGVNAILLGLYDPEGRFIYIGHAGSGKWKVADWRDLTENVKPLIIPKRPFANVPERIKGAVWIQPALTVKVQFMEWTPGGTMRHPIIQGWANVPPEACNMEQSM
- the cls gene encoding cardiolipin synthase translates to MLWLIGILLLFIVHVALILLLEFRNPAKAVAWLFILFLCPPLGPVLYYFMARDYRKRKKLLHRGPVPFHSLRMLLRDQLASPVRLEEMSNPEMLHQERLYQLLTHHAANPITGGNQTEVYSAGETAFGAMLERMEQARDHIHLEFYIFRSDMIGSAFAEVMIRKAQEGVKVRMICDGLGSFKLEHAFIERLRAAGVEVYFFLPARVAVRNRRVNYRNHRKILVVDGKFGFVGGLNVGDDYLGLYEKMGYWRDTHLQLEGDSVYYLQLTFLEDWLLASGQDLGDPALFPPHEGPGQEQVQILTSGPNLPRNPIHEMCFNSIAVAKRRIWIASPYFIPDPSVYSALKTAALSGVEVNIIMPYHPDSRLVKLASLSYVEELLGAGVKFFQYTKGFIHAKVMIIDDLLASVGTANMDMRSFFYNFEMTALLFDPGTITRLESDFKQDLADSIPIRFEEFARRPKGQKLLELLARLLSPLL
- a CDS encoding bactofilin family protein produces the protein MKLRNNAKSVKLDPNTTDTLIGEGSIFEGKIRSDAGVRIEGQITGDIECEGDVTVGEKGVVHSNILARNIIIAGTVNGNVHAKNKLSITSKGKLFGNMVASSLSIEEGSVFEGTSKMGGADKVDNEALKETAAAVAASDITPPAKNNAKQENDDVYKTW
- a CDS encoding M23 family metallopeptidase; translated protein: MKFRFKKNVNRRYTLLIVPEGTSPVFRLKFRFFYLLAILVAAAALLTSVLVLYAMNRTHTNRIGTLEAQLSDSSNQFRNTVVNKEQEIDRLLNELMELSEKSKTIESKMSELEQLEAELQSLTNGGAGKAKDKTAAATSTPAKASLADEGGVGGESIPLTDQDIANLVQETKESITTSLKEMPGLQQRLEQTKVAVEEYKALMAILPTYWPTDSTRVTSDYGEREDPFTGRLTKHAGMDIGGSIGDPIYAAANGKVIETGRTSARGNYVTISHPSGLKTNYMHLSKILTKVGATVKQGEIIAELGSTGRSTGPHLHFEVVKNGSTVDPANYLRKPGEEE
- the tsaE gene encoding tRNA (adenosine(37)-N6)-threonylcarbamoyltransferase complex ATPase subunit type 1 TsaE yields the protein MDQNNGSTSARWVYEAEDLKGTERLAEALAKLAQPGTVIALDGDLGAGKTAFSQLFAKHLGVKDTVNSPTFTLIKEYEGRLPFYHMDVYRLSLDEADELGLDEYFYGNGVTLVEWASLIEELLPEDVLRMYIETVSATGRRMHINVQGATYEQWGPALKEIGVSEP
- the rimI gene encoding ribosomal protein S18-alanine N-acetyltransferase, encoding MEQDIVFRNMTLADLPAVMVIEHESFTLPWSEEAFRNELTHNHFARYQIMEYRGEPIGYAGMWTILDEAHVTNIAVRTAYRGRHLGEKLLRRMMDWAIELGMVRMTLEVRVSNIVARTLYEKMGFTPAGVRKGYYSDNHEDAIIMWCELPRSQSETGEGSEGSW
- the ku gene encoding non-homologous end joining protein Ku, with translation MHTVWKGAISFGLVHVPVKMFSATEDKDISMKYIHKVCGSPISYVRRCPACDVDVNWEDISRGYEYEKGKYVLFEKEELEQLSAHAEKTINIIDFVDLKEIDPIYFQKTYYLAPDQAGGNAYQLLLEAMRETGKIGIAKIAIRSKSSLAAIRVMEGCLAIETIFYPDEIRPISQVPNLPENIQVNDKELTMAKMLIEQLSTPFEPEKYTDDYREGLLHLIEQKVAGEEISLAPAKPETNVIDLMAALQASIEAVRPVATDPGPAAAAPAKRTRKPAAKKAKTEPETKPAAGKAKKAGTDNETVTPTVAVKPKPKRRTTTKPEAK